The Podospora pseudocomata strain CBS 415.72m chromosome 1 map unlocalized CBS415.72m_1, whole genome shotgun sequence genome has a segment encoding these proteins:
- a CDS encoding uncharacterized protein (COG:S; EggNog:ENOG503P37Q), whose translation MPPRNQTLPPAQTSSAREARQAFYCQLCQKGYSRNNDYEAHLSSYDHTHKQRLKDMKAMVKDPNAIARARRQEQKAEGVISIKLGEAAASTGGGGFKKGGFKKTGFKSAFVPVAGASGPPADTKTAAAPKSDVTGSSSVLAPKSELVESDTEDEGYEVYDPRKPTD comes from the coding sequence ATGCCTCCCCGAAACCAGACTCTTCCTCCGGCCCAAACTTCGTCGGCGCGAGAAGCCCGACAGGCTTTCTATTGTCAGCTCTGCCAGAAGGGCTACAGCCGCAACAATGACTACGAAGCCCACCTCAGTTCCTACGACCACACCCACAAGCAACGTTTGAAGGACATGAAAGCAATGGTCAAGGACCCCAACGCCATTGCCCGCGCCCGACGACAAGAACAAAAGGCCGAGGGCGTCATCAGCATCAAGCTTGGCGAGGCAGCGGCATCGacgggtggaggggggttcaAAAAGGGCGGCTTCAAAAAGACAGGTTTCAAGTCAGCATTTGTGCCAGTAGCTGGAGCCAGCGGACCACCAGCAGACACGAAAACAGCCGCTGCTCCTAAATCCGATGTGACAGGATCCAGTAGTGTGCTAGCACCGAAAAGCGAACTCGTAGAGAGCGACACAGAGGACGAGGGATATGAAGTTTACGATCCACGGAAGCCCACTGATTGA
- a CDS encoding uncharacterized protein (EggNog:ENOG503P2KR; COG:S), giving the protein MRCAKPGGPEQCGVRVGFSGHCPPGSAKFRCQQRLNQRIVSGLNNSKAGKKAQRPLPRILHCAFFETGRVTPCLSPLSSTMEYHTLRSRASQDTLVSNASTSLSLLELDPTPMDSPASVPYTDKDLPPLPEQPEESLSDSTHSLRSNPTTTSSVGLSGAGHGPIFYLTRIQRYSSYTFSLFTTLHLATTSVIPVLARSVPASESYLLLAREIYQTPLSEPLLVALPVVVHIGAGIATRLIRRSQNLKRYYGDDHHHRKGSVPAKQTPTLRSGWPTFSYIAASGYGFTAIFAAHAFMNRGLPLLVEGDSANIGLAFVAHGFAKHPVISWTSFVSLIGLGVGHMVWGWAKWVGAAQGAGWQLERHTGNAAVDKQTKKKRRRRLLVINGVAAIGCVMWAAGGLGIVARGGETLGWVGKLYDGLYEKVPGLF; this is encoded by the exons ATGAGGTGTGCCAAGCCTGGGGGCCCTGAACAGTGTGGGGTTAGAGTCGGGTTTAGTGGGCATTGTCCCCCAGGGTCCGCCAAGTTCAGATGCCAACAACGGCTCAACCAACGCATCGTTTCGGGGCTCAACAATTCCAAGGCTGGAAAAAAAGCACAGAGGCCATTACCGAGGATTCTGCACTGCGCTTTCTTTGAGACAGGCCGGGTCACGCCGTGTTTGTCTCCCCTTTCATCCACCATGGAGTACCATACGTTACGATCAAGAGCTTCTCAGGACACTCTTGTGTCCAACGCTTCTACTTCGCTCTCCCTGCTCGAACTGGATCCAACACCAATGGACTCTCCTGCCTCCGTCCCATACACCGACAAAGACCTCCCACCACTACCTGAGCAGCCAGAAGAATCACTCTCGGACTCGACACACTCGCTCCGGTCCAACCCGACAACTACTTCCAGCGTCGGGTTAAGCGGCGCCGGTCATGGGCCAATCTTCTACT TAACACGAATCCAGCGCTACTCGTCGTACACATTTTCACTGTTCACGACCCTACATCTGGCTACAACCTCGGTCATCCCCGTCCTCGCCCGTTCCGTGCCCGCCTCCGAGTCGTACCTCCTCCTAGCGCGCGAGATCTACCAAACACCACTCTCCGAACCGTTGCTCGTCGCTTTACCAGTCGTGGTCCACATCGGTGCGGGGATAGCCACCCGCCTTATTCGAAGGTCGCAAAATCTCAAGCGGTACTATGGCGACGACCATCATCACAGAAAGGGCAGTGTGCCAGCAAAGCAGACCCCCACTCTGAGGAGCGGATGGCCCACCTTCAGCTACATTGCCGCATCAGGATACGGCTTCACCGCCATCTTCGCGGCGCACGCATTCATGAATCGGGGCTTGCCACTTCTAGTAGAAGGTGACAGTGCCAACATCGGGTTGGCGTTCGTAGCGCATGGGTTTGCGAAGCATCCTGTTATCTCCTGGACCTCGTTTGTGTCGTTGATCGGTCTCGGTGTTGGGCACATGGTCTGGGGGTGGGCGAAGTGGGTTGGGGCGGCGCAGGGTGCCGGTTGGCAGCTTGAGAGGCACACTGGGAATGCGGCGGTTGACAAGcaaaccaagaagaagagaaggagaaggttgCTGGTTATCAATGGAGTTGCTGCTATTGGGTGCGTGATGTGGGCTGCTGGTGGTCTTGGGATAGTAGCCAGGGGGGGCGAGACAttggggtgggttgggaagcTGTACGATGGCCTGTACGAGAAGGTGCCTGGCCTCTTTTGA
- a CDS encoding uncharacterized protein (EggNog:ENOG503P2N2; COG:F) produces the protein MTLLCLLNRGGAARGLRSTSYASSTICCGRHNININPTPTAARGSQLRLNFTNTYPRYCATASQPLHTMGSVDKPSLAGIDLPIIKLDTTLTELFRRASPQNASTRLGMVFCGVNSGVDLNPDFPRNTKYLYQDSPFNTVPRKELTRKNHDLRKSLAMKYLSLIPQRDAFIAGPSPVIMFNMNQSPATVAHDREEATTTLSVLDPSQRPNLVFCPGPSKIPMREYGIDKITYKIVADGLESYPLTHSLETHWILNSKAGLARSGLPTPRCDIISVKGYPPASPRSCCDACRADKRSNDLTFIPESCSGPSGQWVKTESAKVLSAISSRPVPFVLKNQQVFGGAGTWVVTTQEQKDDLLSDFSSPDGPLRKLLSQVTPENHHMDPAAVVISDMVSNPIGDYGLTFFVNEDGEPVFLAASEQMTDGNNAWVGSTIVYSRQEALYERFQVLMSRTAEFVAKHGYVGPVGIDVLETGTEGETETHCGERTKFHVVDLNVRTSGSLALPLLKGHFTQRGLDCASSFGITVKGGREEFVRKWRREFEEGRMFVLSWYEDREEGASIADVVVGAENEEGLQGMVERVREGSEEVIF, from the coding sequence ATGACGTTACTTTGTTTGCTAAATcggggaggagctgctcgCGGCCTTCGATCCACGTCATATGCATCCTCCACGATATGTTGCGGCAGACATAATATCAACATAAATCCCACACCAACCGCCGCCAGGGGATCACAGCTCAGATTGAACTTCACCAACACCTACCCACGGTACTGTGCTACAGCAAGCCAACCACTTCACACCATGGGATCCGTTGATAAACCAAGCCTGGCAGGCATTGACCTTCCAATAATCAAGCTCGATACCACACTCACCGAGCTCTTCAGACGAGCGAGCCCACAAAATGCAAGCACCCGTTTGGGAATGGTGTTTTGTGGTGTCAACAGCGGCGTTGACCTCAACCCAGATTTTCCACGCAACACAAAGTACCTCTATCAAGACAGCCCTTTCAACACCGTCCCTCGGAAAGAGCTCACACGAAAGAACCACGACCTCAGGAAGTCCCTAGCTATGAAGTATCTCAGCCTCATCCCCCAAAGAGACGCCTTCATCGCAGGTCCATCCCCAGTGATCATGTTCAACATGAATCAGTCCCCCGCCACAGTCGCCCACGATCGTGaagaagccaccaccaccctctccgtccTCGACCCCTCCCAAAGACCCAACCTTGTCTTCTGCCCCGGCCCGTCCAAGATCCCCATGAGAGAATACGGCATCGACAAGATCACCTACAAAATCGTCGCTGACGGCCTGGAGTCATATCCCCTAACCCACTCCCTAGAAACCCACTGGATCCTCAACTCCAAAGCCGGCCTCGCCAGGTCCGGTCTCCCCACGCCCAGGTGCGACATCATCTCCGTCAAGGGATACCCCCCAGCCTCTCCCAGATCCTGCTGCGACGCCTGCCGCGCAGACAAGCGATCCAACGATTTAACATTCATCCCCGAATCTTGCTCCGGCCCAAGCGGTCAATGGGTGAAGACCGAATCTGCCAAAGTGCTCTCTGCCATCTCCTCCCGGCCGGTGCCGTTTGTTCTCAAGAACCAGCAGGTTTTCGGCGGAGCGGGAACCTGGGTGGTGACCAcgcaagaacaaaaagacGATTTGCTGTCTGATTTCTCCAGCCCCGACGGCCCCCTGAGGAAGTTACTGTCCCAAGTCACTCCCGAGAATCATCACATGGATCccgcggcggtggtgatctcGGATATggtctccaaccccatcggGGACTACGGCTTGACCTTTTTTGTCAATGAGGACGGGGAGCCTGTTTTCTTGGCGGCATCAGAGCAAATGACGGACGGGAATAACGCCTGGGTTGGCAGCACCATAGTCTACTCGAGGCAGGAGGCACTGTACGAGAGATTCCAAGTGTTGATGTCCCGGACTGCGGAATTTGTGGCGAAACATGGGTATGTCGGGCCGGTGGGGATCGATGTCTTGGAGACGGGGACAGAAGGGGAGACGGAGACGCATTGTGGGGAGAGAACAAAGTTTCACGTGGTGGATTTGAATGTTAGGACGTCGGGGAGTCTGGCCTTGCCGTTGCTGAAGGGGCATTTCACCCAAAGGGGGCTGGATTGCGCCAGCAGTTTTGGCATTACGGTTAAGGGCGGAAGGGAGGAGTTTGtgaggaagtggaggagggagtttgaggagggaaggaTGTTTGTGTTGAGTTGGTATGAGGatcgggaggagggggcgagcATTGCGGATGTGGTTGTGGGGGCGGAAAACGAGGAGGGGTTGCAAGGGATGGTTGAGCGGGTTAGGGAGGGCAGCGAGGAGGTTATTTTCTAA
- a CDS encoding uncharacterized protein (COG:S; EggNog:ENOG503P0HT) codes for MSTQSEPATSSNGVRVVGDEEKGLHRTQTGVTMSPELFEKLYLTPKVPHVGDNNRRFANPTALGFVGFVISTFTFSIVCMGWGGASGFSPVVGIFFFVGPVLLLFAMVFEWIMGNFFPMMVMGLFAVFWLSFGMLQLPTLQLAAPYATDADPTGLASREYNTVIALYLIVWGFALFTFFIFTCKINAVFATIFLLVSLGAWVLSGAYFRASAGDFDGAGKLQKAGGALLFIVALLGWYMCFIIMAGEMRITLSLPVGDLSHLWPKTDVELAAVEQREHRD; via the exons ATGTCAACCCAAAGCGAGCCAGCAACGAGCTCCAATGGCGTCCGGGTGGTgggcgacgaggagaagggcCTCCACAGAACGCAGACTGGGGTGACAATGTCCCCAGAGCTCTTCGAGAAACTCTACCTCACACCAAAAGTTCCCCATGTTGGGGACAACAACAGACGCTTTGCGAATCCTACGGCATTGGGGTTTGTCGG CTTCGTGATCTCAACCTTCACCTTTTCAATCGTCTGTatgggatggggtggagCCTCAGGATTCTCTCCTGTCGT GGggatcttcttcttcgtcggccccgtcctcctcctcttcgcaaTGGTCTTCGAGTGGATAATGGGGAACTTCTTTCCCATGATGGTCATGGGGCTGTTCGCCGTGTTCTGGCTGAGTTTCGGAATGCTCCAGCTCCCAACTTTGCAACTGGCTGCTCCATATGCCACCGATGCTGATCCGACAGGACTTGCCTCGCGCGAATACAACACCGTCATTGCGCTGTATTTGATTGTCTGGGGGTTCGCCCTAttcaccttcttcatcttcacctGCAAGATCAACGCTGTCTTTGCCACTATTTTCTTGCTGGTCAGCCTTGGAGCCTGGGTGTTGAGTGGTGCATACTTTCGAGCAAGTGCCGGGGACTTTGATGGCGCTGGGAAACTGCAAAAG GCGGGTGGTGCATTATTGTTCATAGTGGCGTTGCTAGGATGGTACATGTgtttcatcatcatggcggGAGAAATGCGCATCACGCTGAGTCTTCCAGTTGGCGATTTAAGCCATCTCTGGCCTAAGACTGATGTCGAGTTAGCGGCAGTTGAGCAGCGTGAGCATCGGGATTGA
- a CDS encoding uncharacterized protein (EggNog:ENOG503P0G5; COG:Q) has protein sequence MSLSPLTSRLIQTSTLSTTRLRSLPVLSRAIHTAVPRAKTPAPQPLSLNTPQKQAFRHFTKMSKSVAAASHDDFNRNSLFNLKGRVALVTGGGSGIGLMATQALAANGAKVYIVGRTKEKLDKVVEIYNKDIEGEIIAIQGDVTKKEEVARLYKEISAREKCLCILINNAGVSSTTVTTETETAQEMKHNLFENENMTEKDWTDTYQTNVASIYFMTSAFLPLLQASSERHPHWSGTVINISSISGLVKGSQHHFSYNASKAAAVHLTRMMAAEIAENGHKIRVNSIAPGVFPSEMTADESDEYQKSHIDAEKYKGKVPAGRPGRDIDMAQAVLALAANQYIDGQTVVVDGGYTLTMGM, from the exons ATGTCCCTCTCGCCCTTGACATCTCGTCTCATCCAAACATCTACTCTCTCAACCACAAGACTCAGATCACTCCCAGTTCTCTCTCGCGCGATCCACACAGCGGTGCCCAGAGCGAAaactccagctcctcaaccACTATcactcaacaccccccaaaaGCAAGCCTTTCGTCACTTCACCAAAATGTCGAAGAGCGTTGCCGCCGCATCTCACGATGACTTCAACCGCAACTCCCTTTTCAACCTCAAAGGCCGCGTCGCCCTCGTCACGGGCGGCGGTTCCGGAATCGGTCTCATGGCCACCCAAGCCCTCGCGGCAAACGGTGCCAAAGTCTACATCGTCGGCCGCACCAAAgagaagctcgacaaggTAGTCGAGATCTACAACAAGGACATTGAGGGCGAGATCATCGCCATCCAAGGGGACGTCaccaagaaggaagaggtcgCCCGTCTGTACAAGGAAATCTCCGCGCGGGAAAAGTGCTTGtgcatcctcatcaacaatgcCGGTGTGAGCAGCACGACGGTTACGACAGAGACGGAGACGGCGCAGGAGATGAAGCACAATTTGTTTGAGAATGAGAACATGACTGAGAAAGACTGGACGGATACATACCAGACCAATGTCGCGAGCATTTACTTTATGACCTCGGCGTTTTTGCCCTTGCTGCAGGCCAGCTCGGAGAGGCACCCTCACTGGTCGGGGACTGTGATCAACATTAGCAGTATTAGcgggttggtgaaggggtcGCAGCATC ACTTTAGCTACAACGCCAGcaaagccgccgccgtccACCTCACGCGAatgatggcggcggagaTCGCCGAGAACGGCCACAAGATCCGCGTCAACAGCATCGCTCCGGGTGTCTTCCCCAGTGAGATGACCGCTGACGAGAGCGACGAGTATCAGAAGAGCCACATTGACGCTGAGAAGTACAAGGGCAAAGTACCAGCTGGCCGGCCAGGAAGGGATATTGACATGGCCCAGGCTGTGTTGGCGCTAGCAGCCAACCAGTACATTGATGGCCAGacggttgttgttgatggtggctaCACCCTTACCATGGGTATGTAG
- a CDS encoding uncharacterized protein (EggNog:ENOG503NXV4; COG:S): MSMLGVCHPADGQTVMPNMADQLNSNNSSMHMPMSFGRIHPTARNPLSPPSQKPNLSTARSIMPNPSHLLSPPGPAPLDDMNSDMNITAQNSKGFEMQRPNPPPSPPVSPPSSPLPKSTASVMHRSVGPSDPILYETAERASAAPLPLFPPAPRTAGSVEDDLMNKHIAARPPSLFESVSPPKREDYQLVIYFKSEVYKRFSQNPRKWMEQERRLRQADRESARSVARARLPTILPASNPTPPRIHVPRAPVARVQKPRSPKVKAQAPRPIRATPAPTRPPTAGHIHATPEPRMRNAAPNREDKDFEALEDLSPPLDSLPQGRPNSLKVEWKGNALDLSNDPHRHLLHPDELILASNLRLDCATYLTSKRRIFLRRRECALIGKEFRKTDAQQACKIDVNKASKLWQAYDKVGWLNIEWTRARP, translated from the coding sequence ATGTCAATGCTTGGGGTTTGCCACCCTGCAGACGGCCAGACAGTCATGCCCAACATGGCTGACCAACTGaactccaacaactcctcgATGCACATGCCTATGTCGTTTGGAAGAATTCACCCGACGGCAAGGAACCCATTGTCACCGCCTTCCCAAAAGCCAAACTTGTCTACCGCACGCTCCATCATGCCAAACCCAAGTCATCTCCTTTCTCCTCCTGGACCTGCTCCCTTGGACGACATGAACTCGGACATGAACATCACCGCGCAGAACAGCAAGGGTTTTGAAATGCAGCgcccaaacccacctccttccccgccTGTGTCGCCTCCTTCATCGCCGCTTCCGAAGTCGACCGCGTCCGTGATGCACCGCAGCGTCGGACCAAGCGATCCGATTTTGTATGAGACTGCCGAAAGGGCCAGCGCTGCCCCCTTGCCGCTCTTTCCACCGGCCCCCAGGACAGCTGGATCAGTGGAGGATGACTTGATGAACAAACACATTGCGGCGAGACCTCCCAGTCTATTTGAGAGCGTCTCGCCTCCTAAACGGGAGGACTATCAGCTGGTGATCTACTTCAAGTCTGAGGTCTACAAAAGGTTCAGCCAAAATCCAAGGAAGTGGATGGAGCAGGAAAGGAGGTTGCGGCAGGCCGATCGTGAGAGCGCGAGAAGTGTGGCGAGGGCGCGGCTTCCGACCATCCTTCCGGCTTCCAACCCTACGCCACCTCGGATACACGTTCCCAGGGCACCCGTGGCTCGTGTGCAGAAACCAAGATCCCCCAAGGTCAAGGCACAAGCCCCTAGGCCTATCCGAGCAACTCCCGCGCCAACTCGTCCGCCGACAGCGGGTCACATCCACGCCACCCCAGAGCCTCGCATGCGAAACGCGGCGCCAAATCGCGAGGACAAGGATTTTGAGGCATTGGAAGATCTTTCACCGCCACTCGACTCGCTCCCGCAAGGGAGGCCAAATAGTCTAAAGGTGGAATGGAAGGGGAATGCTCTGGATCTCAGCAACGACCCACATCGTCACTTGCTTCACCCTGACGAACTCATCCTGGCAAGCAACCTTCGGCTGGACTGCGCTACATATCTCACGAGCAAGAGACGTATATTTTTGCGCAGGCGCGAATGTGCCTTGATTGGCAAGGAATTTCGCAAGACTGACGCACAACAGGCCTGCAAGATCGATGTCAACAAAGCCTCGAAGCTTTGGCAGGCATACGATAAAGTTGGATGGCTCAACATTGAGTGGACCAGGGCTCGTCCTTAG